ACAATAATTCTGTTCATCGGCTGCACTTCGGTGACTCTCTTCATCTACACACTTTGGTCTCCGCCACAATAGACTAGTCAACAACACCAGAGCTCCACCAATCACAGGCGGTGACGAATCAAGAATAAGTGTTTATACACATTTCTGTTAACCAACAGCGGCCCTTAGAGTTGATAACGatgaacaacatttaaaaatactaTATGAAACAACTAAACACTAAAGAAAGACAATTAATCTAAGCAGAATCTTTACACAACCTTGCTAAAATATGGAGATTGCCAATCTAACCGTAAAATTGCATGAAAAacgtaaataataaaaatccatAGCATTCTCAaagtcaaaaaatgaaaatttccccaACAGATActtaaacaaatgtataatactAGTCTACGCATGATTTGAAGATAAAAATCTGgccatatttatttaaaattacatgatgtattatattatattatattatattatattatattatattatattatattatattatattatattatattatattatattattgatgTTGTTATGtatgcattcattcattcattcatacataCAGTGCTCTTACCATTTCATGTAGTTCAGAATTGTCAAGTATGCTCTTTTCTTTCATTGCGCGCTGCATCGTCTCAGTGAAACTCGGGTCCACCACTAAAACACTCTGTCCACCGAGTGTAGAAAACTTACAGTCACTCTTCCTCGAGTCAGTCGTCATGCACACTTCATAATTATACCCGTGCGGCAGAGTTCCAGTGACTCCTGTGTCTGCGTAATGCGGTGGATAGTACGGAATAACAGGCAGATTGGACTGATAGAGGAAGCGAGATTGTCTCCATCTGTAGATCTTTACTGATATTATCACAACCACACAAGTGATGAATAGGAAAGAAACAGCGGCCAGTGCGAGAActagataaaaagtcaaattgtCGTTATATTGTTTTTCATGCGTAAAGTCTGTGAACTCTGACAACACTTCAGGAAAGCTGTCAGCCACAGCCACGTTAATGGAGACCACAGCTGAGCGAGAGGGCTGTCCGTTATCCTCCACAACAACAGTGAGTTTCTGTTTGACAGCATCTTTATCAGTCACTTGTCGCACAGTTCTTATTTCTCCATTCTGTAAACCCACTTCAAACAGCGCTCTGTCTGTAGCTTTCTGGAGTTTATAGGAGAGCCAGGCATTCTGTCCAGAGTCCACATCAACAGCCACCACTTTAGTGACGAGATATCCAACATCTGCAGCACGAGGCACAATCTCAGCCACCACTGAAGCTCCAGTCTGTACTGGATACAGAACCTGAGGAGCGTTGTCATTCTGATcttgaatattaatatttattgtcactTCAGAGCTCAGTGGCGGGGATCCTCCATCTCGAGCTGTCACGTTAAATGAAAACGATTTTAACTGTTCAAAATCAAAGGATTTCACTGCATGAATAGTTCCAGTAAGTGAATCTACAGACACGAGAGAACTCAGCGGTGCGCCACGCATGTCTTCATCCTTCAGGAAGTAGGACAATTGCGCGTTTGGACCCCAGTCAGCATCATTTGCTTTAACAGTCAGTATAGTCAGACCAGGAGGATTATTTTCACTAACAAAAGTTTTATATTCCTCAGAATCGAATAAGGGCGGGTTGTCATTGACGTCAGATATTTTTACAGTCAGTGTTTTGTTTGCGTGTCGCGCTGGACTTCCTTGGTCCGATACCAAGATCGTTATGTTATATTCAGCGAAACTTTCTCGATCAAGAATATCATCAGTAATTAAACTATAATAGTCTGTGAGAGATGACTCGATTTTAAACGGTATGTTTTGATTTATTGAACAATGAACAAGACCATTTTTACCAGAATCTGCATCCTCTACATTAATGACGGCTACAGTTGTTCCCACTGGGGAATTTTCAGGAAGGGTGTTGGAGAAGGACATAAGCTGTATGCTTGGAGAGTTGTCATTTTCATCAATAACATCTATGACAATTTTGCAAGTATCTGACAAACCTCCTTTATCCCTTGCATTAATGTTTAATTGATAACTATTTTGAGATTCATAATCTAAATTTGCACGAAGACTAATCTCACCTGTATCTGTGTTTATCTCAAAAAGCTCCCTAGCTTCTTTGGTAGAAAGAGCAAAGGAGTATGAAATATGGCCATTTACACCTTCGTCGGCATCAGCAGCACTAACAGTACCAATGACAGTACCAGCAGGTGCATTTTCTCCAACTTCAGTTTTAAATACTGTCTGTTTACACACCGGGGCATTATCATTAACATCCAGAACAGTAACGTGAATTTTTACAGTTCCTGATTTCTGAGGTGATCCGCCATCAGCTGCTACAAGAACCAATTTAATCTCATCGCGCTCCTCTCGATCTAGCTCTCGTTGTAAAACCATCTCAATGTATTGGTTTCCATCGGTCTGACTATGAACCTCCAGTTTAAAACTATCAGATGGATGAAGTTTATAGCTCTGTATACCGTTTAGACCGACATCTGCATCTATAGCGCTATCCAAAGGGAAGCGAGCTCCCAAAACTGCATTTTCTGTTATgttcaaataaacattttctttcGGAAATAACGGAGCATTATCGTTTATATCTTGCACCTCAACTGTGACTCGATGCAGCTGGATAGGGTTTTCAACGATCAGATCAAAACTGAAGCTGCAGGGCGTCGTTTGCTTACAGAGCTCCTCGCGATCTATCCTTTCTTTAACTACTAGAGTTCCTTTGTCTCTGCTCAGGTCGACATACTGTCGTCCGCCCTTTGTTACGACGCGAGCTTTTCCAGATATGAGTCTACTTATCTCTATCCCCAGATCCTTGGCGATGTTGCCAACGAATGATCCCTCTGGCATTTCCTCGGGGATGGAATATCTCACATTGCAATTTACATCCTCCATTCCGTAGAAGCAGAGAATGAAAAACACAACCTGCCATCTTGAATGCGTAGAAACCATCCAGGGAATGTCCAAATTGCTCAATAAGCTGAAGAAAGCCATCTAAACTGTGTGGTCAAACGAAACGGTTTCAAGtatgaaaaaaaacataaaaacccTAAATGCAAAATTACGTGTTCACGTTATCTTCCCTGAAAAACGCTGCATATGTCCAACCTAGATCCGATTCAGTAAGGGACTGGCAATACAGGCTATACAGAGAATCACGCGCTTTACTCAGATGTTAATCAACAGCGGCACTCAGAGCTTTAAAGTCGCAAATACAAGACCAGTAGCCTCAATGCGGCTGTTTAAGCCAAAAGTGAAACATAAACAACACCACTAtagtaataatgataaaataaaaaaggaaaaataataaaaataataataatatggaaCTGCATCACGTTGATATATATTTAAGTCACATGCTGTTCAATCAGTAACAGACAACTGGAGGAAACCGTTGACCATTTCAGCACCATCAGAATGAACAGCACCCGATCAATTCAATCCAGAATACAATGTTCGACTCTCAGACgctcattaaaattaaaatgaacataatgtcgaaaataaataaataaataaataaatacaaaagcgCAAAGCTTTATATCGTTTAGTCAAAGATAGGatactacattttttttttcatgttattattattattattattatttctatgatttggaatattgtttttatccgtgttcaactcaaaatattgtaatgaataaaCTAGACAACCAGTTCTGTGTGACCCTagttaaacacatttttatagttttaatatgttaacatgttaaaataGACACATTTTAAACACATCTCCCTTAATTCAAGTTTAAACAACATCAACAGATTGTAATAGGTTGTAAAAACGAACATATTCATGATCAGACGGCCAAAAAGATGtccaacattattattattattattatatgcattaattaattaattaattcattgctCTTACCATTTCATGTAGTTCAGAATTTTCAAGTATGCTCTTTTCCTTCATTGCGCGCTGCATCGTCTCAGTGAAACTCGGGTCCACCACTAAAACACTCTGTCCACCGAGTGTAGAAAACTTACAGTCACTCTTCCTCGAGTCAGTCGTCATGCACACTTCATAATTATACCCGTGCGGCAGAGTTCCAGTGACTCCTGTGTCAGCGTAATGCGGTGGATAGTACGGAATAACAGGCAGATTGGACTGATAGAGGAAGCGAGATTGTCTCCATCTGTAGATCTTTACTGATATTATCACAACCACACAAGTGATGAATAGGAAAGAAACAGCGGCCAGTGCGAGAACTAAATAAAAAGTCAGGTTGTCGTCATATTGTTTTTCATGCGTAAAGTCTGTGAACTCTGACAACACTTCAGGAAAGCTGTCAGCCACAGCCACGTTAATGGAGACCACAGCTGAGCGAGAGGGCTGTCCGTTATCCTCCACAACAACAGTGAGTTTCTGTTTGACAGCATCTTTATCAGTCACTTGTCGCACAGTTCTTATTTCTCCATTCTGTAAACCCACTTCAAACAGCGCTCTGTCTGTAGCTTTCTGGAGTTTATAGGAGAGCCAGGCATTCTGTCCAGAGTCCACATCAACAGCCACCACTTTAGTGACGAGATATCCAACATCTGCAGCACGAGGCACAATCTCAGCCACCACTGAAGCTCCAGTCTGTACTGGATACAGAACCTGAGGAGCGTTGTCATTCTGATcttgaatattaatatttattgtcactTCAGAGCTCAGTGGCGGGGATCCTCCATCTCGAGCTGTCACGTTAAATGAAAACGATTTTAACTGTTCAAAATCAAAGGATTTCACTGCATGAATAGTTCCAGTAAGTGAATCTACAGACACTAGAGAACTCAGCGGTGCGCCACGCATGTCTTCATCCTTCAGGAAGTAGGACAATTGCGCGTTTGGACCCCAGTCAGCATCATTTGCTTTAACAGTCAGTATAGTCAGACCAGGAGGATTATTTTCACTAACAAAAGTTTTATATTCCTCAGAATCGAATATGGGCGGGTTGTCATTGACGTCAGATATTTTTACAGTCAGTGTTTTGTTTGCGTGTCGCGCTGGACTTCCTTGGTCCGATACCAAGATCGTTATGTTATATTCAGCGAAACTTTCTCGATCAAGAATATCATCAGTAATTAAACTATAATAGTCTGTGAGAGATGACTCGATTTTAAACGGTATGTTTTGATTTATTGAACAATGAACAAGACCATTTTTACCAGAATCTGCATCCTCTACATTAATGACGGCTACAGTTGTTCCCACTGGGGAATTTTCAGGAAGGGTGTTGGAGAAGGACATAAGCTGTATGCTTGGAGAGTTGTCGTTTTCATCAATAATATCTATGACAATTTTGCAGGTATCGGACAAATCTCCTTTATCTCTCGCATTAATGTTTAATTGATAACTATTTTGAGATTCATAATCTAAATTATTAAGAAGTCTAATCTCACCTGTATCTGTGTTTATCTCAAAAAGCTCCCTTGCTTCTTTGCTGGCTACAGCGAAGGAGTATGAAATATGGCCATTTACACCTTCGTCAGCATCAGCAGCACTAACAGAACCAATGACAGTACCAGCCGGTGAATCTTCCTTTACTTCAGTTTTAAATACTGACTGTTTACACACCGGGGCATTATCATTAACATCCATAACAGTAATGTGGATTTTTACAGTTCCTGATTTCTGAGGTGATCCGCCATCAGCTGCTACAAGAACCAATTTAATCTCATCGCGCTCCTCTCGATCTAGTTCTCGTTGTAAAACCATCTCAATGTATTGGTTTCCATCGGTCTGACTATGAACCTCCAGTTTAAAACTATCAGATGGATGAAGTTTATAGCTCTGTATACCGTTTAGACCGACATCTGCATCTATAGCGCTATCCAAAGGGAAGCGAGCTCCCAAAACTGCATTTTCAGctattttcaaataaacattttctttcGGAAATAACGGAGCATTATCGTTTATATCTTGCACCTCAACTGTGACTCGATGCAGCTGGATAGGGTTTTCAACGATCAGATCAAAACTGAAGCTGCAGGGCGTCGTTTGCTTACAGAGCTCCTCGCGATCTATCCTTTCTTTAACTACTAGAGTTCCTTTGTCTCTGCTCAGGTCGACATACTGTCGTCCGCCCTTTGTTACGACGCGAGCTTTTCCAGATATGAGTCTATTTATCTCTATCCCCAGATCCTTGGCGATGTTGCCAACGAATGATCCCTCTGGCATTTCCTCGGGGATGGAATATCTCACATTGCAATTTACATCCTCATTTCCGTAGAAGCAGAGAATGAAAAACACAACCTGCCATCTTGAATGCGTAGAAACCATCCAGGGAATGTCCAAATTGCTCAATAAGCTGAAGAAAGCCATCTAAACTGTGTGGTCAAACGAAACGGTTTCAAgtatgaaaaaaacataaaaacccTAAATGCAAAATTACGCGTTCACGTTATCTTCCCTGAAAAACGCTGCATATGTCCAACCTAGATCCGATTCAGTAAGGGACTGGCAATACAGGCTATACAGAGAATCACGCGCTTTACTCAGATGTTAATCAACAGCGGCACTCAGAGCTTTAAAGTCGCAAATACAACACCAGTAGCCTCAATGCGGCTGTTTAAGCCAAAAGTGAAACATAAACAACACCACtatagtaatattaataaaataaaaaaggaaaaataataaaaaataataataatatggaaCTGCATCACGTTGATATATATTTGAGTCACATGCTGTTCAATCAGTAACAGACAACTGGAGGAAACCGTTGACCATTTCAGCACCATCAGAATGAACAGCACCCGATCAATTCAATCCAGAATACAATGTTCGACTCTCAGACgctcattaaaattaaaatgaacataatgtcgaaaataaataaataaataaataaatacaaaagcgCAAATCTTTATATCGTTTAGTCAAAGATAGGatactacatttttttttcatgttattattattattattatttctatgatttggaatattgtttttatccgtgttcaactcaaaatattgtaatgaataaaCTAGACAACCAGTTCTGTGtgaccctaattaaacacatttttatagttttaatatgttaacatgttaaaataGACACATTTTAAACACATC
The nucleotide sequence above comes from Chanodichthys erythropterus isolate Z2021 chromosome 10, ASM2448905v1, whole genome shotgun sequence. Encoded proteins:
- the LOC137029445 gene encoding protocadherin gamma-A8-like, which gives rise to MEDVNCNVRYSIPEEMPEGSFVGNIAKDLGIEISRLISGKARVVTKGGRQYVDLSRDKGTLVVKERIDREELCKQTTPCSFSFDLIVENPIQLHPININIQDQNDNAPQVLYPVQTGASVVAEIVPRAADVGYLVTKVVAVDVDSGQNAWLSYKLQKATDRALFEVGLQNGEIRTVRQVTDKDAVKQKLTVVVEDNGQPSRSAVVSINVAVADSFPEVLSEFTDFTHEKQYNDNLTFYLVLALAAVSFLFITCVVVIISVKIYRWRQSRFLYQSNLPVIPYYPPHYADTGVTGTLPHGYNYEVCMTTDSRKSDCKFSTLGGQSVLVVDPSFTETMQRAMKEKSILDNSELHEMVRALYV
- the LOC137029455 gene encoding uncharacterized protein, translating into MVSTHSKWQVVFFILCFIGMDFVYCNVRYSIPEEMPEGSFVGNIAKDLGIEINRLISGKARVVTKGGRQYVDLSRDKGTLVVKERIDREELCKQTTPCSFSFDLIVENPIQLHRVTVEVQDINDNAPLFPKENINLEISENAISGTRFPLDSAIDADVGLNGIQSYKLHPSDSFKLEVHSQTDGNQYIEMVLQRELDREERDEIKLVLVAADGGSPQKSGTVKIHVTVLDVNDNAPVCKQTVFKTEVKEDSPAGTVIGSVSAADADEGVNGHVSYSFAVASKEARELFEINTDTGEIRLLNNLDYESQNSYQLNIKAKDKGGLADTCKFVIDVIDENDNSPSIQLMSFSNTLPENSPVGTTVAVINVEDADSGKNGLVHCSINQNIPFKIESSLTDYYSLITDDILDRESFAEYNITILVSDQGSPARHANKTLTVKISDVNDNPPIFDSEEYKTFVSENNPPGLTILTVKANDADWGPNAQLSYFLKDEDMRGAPLSSLVSVDSLTGTIHAVKSFDFEQLKSFSFNVTARDGGSPPLSSEVTININIQDQNDNAPQVLYPVQTGASVVAEIVPRAADVGYLVTKVVAVDVDSGQNAWLSYKLQKATDRALFEVGLQNGEIRTVRQVTDKDAVKQKLTVVVEDNGQPSRSAVVSINVAVADSFPEVLSEFTDFTHEKQYNDNLTFYLVLALAAVSFLFITCVVVIISVKIYRWRQSRFLYQSNLPVIPYYPPHYADTGVTGTLPHGYNYEVCMTTDSRKSDCKFSTLGGQSVLVVDPSFTETMQRAMKEKSILDNSELHEMMAFFSLLSNLDIPWMVSTHSRWQVVFFILCFYGNEDVNCNVRYSIPEEMPEGSFVGNIAKDLGIEINRLISGKARVVTKGGRQYVDLSRDKGTLVVKERIDREELCKQTTPCSFSFDLIVENPIQLHRVTVEVQDINDNAPLFPKENVYLKIAENAVLGARFPLDSAIDADVGLNGIQSYKLHPSDSFKLEVHSQTDGNQYIEMVLQRELDREERDEIKLVLVAADGGSPQKSGTVKIHITVMDVNDNAPVCKQSVFKTEVKEDSPAGTVIGSVSAADADEGVNGHISYSFAVASKEARELFEINTDTGEIRLLNNLDYESQNSYQLNINARDKGDLSDTCKIVIDIIDENDNSPSIQLMSFSNTLPENSPVGTTVAVINVEDADSGKNGLVHCSINQNIPFKIESSLTDYYSLITDDILDRESFAEYNITILVSDQGSPARHANKTLTVKISDVNDNPPIFDSEEYKTFVSENNPPGLTILTVKANDADWGPNAQLSYFLKDEDMRGAPLSSLVSVDSLTGTIHAVKSFDFEQLKSFSFNVTARDGGSPPLSSEVTININIQDQNDNAPQVLYPVQTGASVVAEIVPRAADVGYLVTKVVAVDVDSGQNAWLSYKLQKATDRALFEVGLQNGEIRTVRQVTDKDAVKQKLTVVVEDNGQPSRSAVVSINVAVADSFPEVLSEFTDFTHEKQYDDNLTFYLVLALAAVSFLFITCVVVIISVKIYRWRQSRFLYQSNLPVIPYYPPHYADTGVTGTLPHGYNYEVCMTTDSRKSDCKFSTLGGQSVLVVDPSFTETMQRAMKEKSILENSELHEMPVLPVPY